A part of Vigna radiata var. radiata cultivar VC1973A chromosome 11, Vradiata_ver6, whole genome shotgun sequence genomic DNA contains:
- the LOC106776535 gene encoding queuosine salvage protein, with product METLSSVYLKCGVSWPKNFLTNAKQSKKSGSGSDSGRQHAQGKPPLYFAIKTRETSKQGSLQTPHSAPQLHSAMEDVRATSAWVASRSSHVLVDSAGIEKVVSTIESIPKVEWDFEGIHYFDNGPLTVQYLFVLDALNFCFWPDKDLNYDDLASGLKAALQNDKSAFDADRLQNYTGPQLRELLRWPRPLPLEDERVRLLHEVGIELERNFEGKASNLVQCCGKSAVNLVALVARHFPGFRDHTVYKGRQVFLYKRAQIFAADLWGAFGGQGYGEFKDVGSLTIMADYIVPAVLRQLGVLKYSSALASTIESSGEIGPGTEEEVELRACSVHAVEKMRELISKKSGRQVLSVELDLWLWAAGVQCTSLQHHRTLSIYY from the exons ATGGAAACTTTATCCTCCGTATACTTAAAATGTGGGGTTTCATGGCCCAAAAACTTTCTAACTAACGCTAAACAAAGTAAGAAAAGCGGGTCAGGTTCAGACTCTGGGCGCCAACACGCACAGGGAAAGCCACCTCTCTACTTCGCCATAAAAACCCGCGAAACATCCAAGCAG GGTTCGTTGCAAACGCCGCATTCCGCTCCTCAGCTTCACAGCGCCATGGAGGATGTTAGGGCTACCTCCGCTTGGGTCGCCAGCCGCTCCTCCCACGTCCTCGTCGACTCCGCAG GGATTGAGAAAGTGGTGAGCACCATTGAGTCCATTCCCAAGGTTGAGTGGGATTTCGAAGGGATTCACTACTTCGATAATGGACCACTCACCGTTCAGTACTTGTTTGTTCTAGACGCTTTAAATTTTTGCTTCTGGCCTG ATAAGGATTTGAACTACGACGATTTGGCATCTGGGTTAAAGGCAGCTCTTCAAAATGATAAATCTGCCTTCGATGCTGATCGCCTGCAAAATTACACCG GTCCGCAATTGCGCGAGCTTTTGAGGTGGCCTAGACCCCTTCCTTTGGAAGATGAACGAGTTAGGTTACTCCATGAG GTTGGGATTGAATTGGAAAGGAACTTTGAGGGTAAAGCATCCAATCTTGTGCAGTGCTGTGGAAAATCAGCTGTGAATCTTGTCGCTCTAGTTGCACGCCATTTTCCTG GTTTTAGAGACCATACAGTGTACAAGGGACGCCAGGTATTTTTATACAAAAGGGCTCAGATATTTGCAGCAGATTTGTGGGGTGCATTTGGGGGACAAGGATATGGTGAGTTTAAAGACGTCGGCTCTCTAACTATAATGGCGGACTATATTGTCCCAGCTGTGCTCAGGCAGCttggtgttttaaaatatagttcGGCACTGGCCAGTACTATCGAGTCCAGTGGAGAAATAGGCCCAGGGACTGAGGAGGAAGTTGAACTGCGGGCTTGCTCTGTACACGCGGTGGAGAAAATGCGGGAGCTGATAAGTAAAAAGTCAGGAAGACAG GTTCTCAGTGTGGAGCTGGATCTTTGGCTCTGGGCTGCTGGTGTTCAGTGCACATCTCTGCAACACCACCGAACACTTTCAATATATTACTGA